The Microcystis aeruginosa NIES-843 sequence TCCAGATAGCGAGAATTGTCAGGAAAAGTAAACCCATCACTCCCGCTAAAGGATTTTTATCGATTCCAGTTAACCAATCGGGAACAGTACCAGTGTATTTAATTAACTGACCCACATTTAATATATAGTATGCCCAGATTAAACCCGCGTGCAGACCGATGCTTTTACCCAAATTACCACCACAGGCGCGTTTTGCCCAACCGAGAATCAATCCTAGCAAGACTAAGGCAGGAAATTGGGGAAAAGTGCGGATAATTTCGGCTAAAGGTTTAATAAAGTGAGCAAGAGCGAAAATTAAGGCACTAATCACTAGAGCGATAGCGGGACGATAATCCTTTTCTAATTCTCCCAGTAACCAGCCCCGAAATAGCAATTCTTCGGCGAAACCCACCGCTAAAGCGACTAAAAACCCCTCCAGGATGATTTTGCCGATTTGGGGATTTGCGGGTAAGAAATTTAACCAACCTAGGAACGCTTGGGACAGAAAAAGCGAGAAAGTGAAAAATAGACCGATCGCTAACCCGTTAATTAACTCGATCGGCGTTTTTCTTCGCCAAATCAACCCATAATCGGCTAATCCCTCATCGCCATAAATTGTCCGTCCCCACCAATGGGATAACCCCAAAAATTCCAGATAGAGAACAGAAAGGGTCAAAATTGAGACAAGATTAGCATTAGTGGCAAAAAAGTGATAGAGGGGAAGTGCGATCGGCAACCAGAGAAAAAGTAAGAGCAAAATAAAAATTCCCAGTCGCAGGGGGACTGGGTAAGTGGCAATTACCCGCAATCTTTTATTCATCGGGTTCGATGCTGCTGGTTAAACCTTTATTTTTCAAGGTTTCACAGTAAAATTCCGCGTGTTCTTGGATGCAGGTAATCACCAAGGCCGTACCATTAGTGTGCGCTTCCATCATGATATCAACTGCTTGGGGTTGCGTCATACCGGCGATCGTTTGCATTAAACTCTGAACCACATACTCCATCGAGTTAAAGTCGTCATTGTGGAGTAAAACGCGATAACGCGGCGCTGGTTTACGGATTGTCGCTGTGGAACGCTTTTCGATCACTTCTGTGGACACCGTTTCTCTCCTTTGAATCTATATCGCAAATACAGGTCAATTACTTAATGATCATAATCAAAATTTCCAGATTGAGCTAGGCTTTTTCTGTGATCCGTGAGGGGGTTGGGTGTTGGGGAGTGGGGGACAGCCAAAGGAATGACATTTCTAGATAGATAGATCATAATTGAATTAATTGGCTAATTTAAGCTTATTTTTCCATGGCTACTGACGAATTACAAAACCTCGAAGACAATATTCAACGCTTAAAACAACAATTAGCGGGAATCCGCGATGCGTGGACAGGTGCGCGTCCAGAAGATAAAGTTCTTTTGCAGCAACGCATAAACGATAAGCGCATAGAAATTAAAGAATTGGAACGAGAAAAATGGGATTTAATCGCCAGCGAGAGTCAAGAAGCATCTTTTCCTGATGCCGAGGTAATGGTAGCAGAAATTGTCACAGAATTGACGGCAATTACCAAAGAACCACCCTCAGAACTTGCTTCTGCACAAATCTTAGAATTATTAAATCAAATTCTGGCTAAACTCAATCAACCAGAGCGATCGGCAGCAGCCAAATTAAAAGCGGCCATATCTACTATACCCCCTTTTGTTTCCCTGACCTA is a genomic window containing:
- a CDS encoding CPBP family intramembrane glutamic endopeptidase, with protein sequence MNKRLRVIATYPVPLRLGIFILLLLFLWLPIALPLYHFFATNANLVSILTLSVLYLEFLGLSHWWGRTIYGDEGLADYGLIWRRKTPIELINGLAIGLFFTFSLFLSQAFLGWLNFLPANPQIGKIILEGFLVALAVGFAEELLFRGWLLGELEKDYRPAIALVISALIFALAHFIKPLAEIIRTFPQFPALVLLGLILGWAKRACGGNLGKSIGLHAGLIWAYYILNVGQLIKYTGTVPDWLTGIDKNPLAGVMGLLFLTILAIWIRKKAVLSER
- the clpS gene encoding ATP-dependent Clp protease adapter ClpS; this translates as MSTEVIEKRSTATIRKPAPRYRVLLHNDDFNSMEYVVQSLMQTIAGMTQPQAVDIMMEAHTNGTALVITCIQEHAEFYCETLKNKGLTSSIEPDE